Proteins encoded by one window of Musa acuminata AAA Group cultivar baxijiao chromosome BXJ2-9, Cavendish_Baxijiao_AAA, whole genome shotgun sequence:
- the LOC103997448 gene encoding probable gamma-secretase subunit PEN-2, producing the protein MERRGETIDEEQGLIGPRPRPGGGGEGVSGRRTWPTVDGPHGLSEEESVAYARSYFYWGFALLPLLWAVNCCYFWPVLRNYHPSPHVRRYVMPSAIGFTIFTVLLGSWSLTFLIGGEQLFGPVWNDLVMYNLADKLGLTGWT; encoded by the exons ATGGAGCGGCGAGGCGAGACGATCGACGAGGAGCAGGGCCTTATCGGCCCCCGTCCCCGCCCCGGCGGCGGAGGCGAAGGGGTTTCCGGCCGACGCACCTGGCCGACGGTGGACGGACCTCATGGGCTGTCGGAAGAAGAGTCGGTCGCCTACGCCCGTAGCTACTTCTACTGGGGATTCGCTCTCCTTCCCTTGCTCTGGGCCGTCAACTGCTGCTACTTCTGGCCCGTCCTGAGGAACTATCATCCCTCCCCTCACGTTCGCCGTT ATGTAATGCCTTCTGCAATTGGCTTTACGATCTTCACTGTGCTCCTTGGTTCATGGTCCCTTACATTCTTAATCGGAGGGGAGCAGCTTTTTGGTCCAGTATGGAATGATCTTGTTATGTACAACCTTGCAGACAAGTTAGGATTGACGGGGTGGACATAA
- the LOC135622775 gene encoding mitogen-activated protein kinase kinase kinase 3-like isoform X2, with product MPAWWKGKLKSKSKSTASPRTKDPETPGTPRAAATVLPDDELVAVARHGTKEKANSFDEVLGSRKSGDLSPVGGGGGLGAGTGFVFGHPLPLPTSISSYGVSTVSASSVSSSSSSEETPDLGLYRYSDPINTPRGRNGVRDSQRHGHAAEDRQLFSCSPVLEQSHGGNAYSRGQNSTETIYSRRTASPSPGLTGHHPFPTSPVHHSSFGLCSASPNRRQDNLRSSPQPLPLPPSSPTCSSASPSSCSSSSSRTPKSLWKKGKLLGRGTFGHVYLGFNSGSGQMCAIKEVKDISDDANSKECLKQLNQEIVLLSQLSHPNIVQYYGSELVNLSLAEDTLSVYLEYVSGGSIHKLLQEYGPFGESLTRNYTAQILSGLAYLHGRKTVHRDIKGANILVDPNGEIKLADFGMAKHISAYTSIRSFKGSPYWMAPEVIMNCSGYDLSVDIWSLGCTIIEMATSKPPWSQFEGVAAIFKIGNSKDVPELPDHFSPVGKDFLKLCLQRDPSARPSAAQLMDHPFVRDQTIIKAAKLNMMKDVPQSTSDASHAVSTVEFSSNQSTSPLHDRDCGTRRASGLRSTFPLACKNPSDLPSMRMNMSLPVSPCSSPLRQFKQSNRSCLPSPPHPTYSSGAANHSPVNLALHSTRPCSNRQDPWFDITLFKPQSQYDSPRRLSMGL from the exons ATGCCGGCGTGGTGGAAGGGGAAGTTGAAATCCAAGTCGAAGTCCACTGCCAGCCCTCGGACAAAGGACCCGGAGACGCCGGGGACGCCGCGGGCGGCGGCGACGGTACTTCCGGATGACGAGCTGGTGGCGGTGGCCAGGCATGGAACCAAGGAGAAAGCTAACAGCTTTGACGAGGTTCTTGGTTCTAGGAAGAGCGGAGACCTTTCTCCCGTTGGCGGCGGAGGAGGATTAGGAGCTGGGACGGGCTTTGTGTTCGGTCACCCGCTCCCGCTTCCGACCTCGATCTCGTCGTATGGCGTGTCTACGGTGTCGGCGTCTAGCGTCAGCTCCTCCAGCTCGTCGGAGGAGACGCCGGATCTTGGGCTGTATAG GTATTCGGATCCGATCAACACGCCCAGGGGCAGAAATGGAGTACGTGATTCGCAAAGGCACGGGCATGCGGCTGAAGATAGGCAACTCTTCTCATGCAGCCCAGTTTTGGAGCAGTCTCATGGTGGAAATGCATACTCTCGTGGCCAAAATTCCACAGAAACCATTTACAGTAGAAGGACTGCAAGTCCTTCCCCTGGCTTGACAGGGCATCATCCTTTTCCTACATCACCTGTACACCACAGTTCATTTGGTTTATGCTCAGCATCCCCTAACCGCCGGCAGGATAATCTGAGGAGCTCACCTCAGCCACTGCCTCTTCCTCCAAGTTCTCCCACCTGCTCTTCTGCTTCTCCTTCGTCTTGTTCGTCTTCTTCTTCACGTACTCCCAAGTCACTGTGGAAGAAGGGCAAATTACTGGGCAGGGGAACCTTTGGTCACGTATATCTTGGATTCAACAG TGGAAGTGGGCAGATGTGTGCGATTAAAGAGGTTAAGGACATTTCGGATGATGCAAATTCTAAAGAATGTCTCAAGCAGCTCAACCAG GAAATAGTCTTGCTTAGTCAGCTCTCACATCCAAACATTGTGCAGTACTATGGCAGCGAACTGGTAAATTTAAGTCTA GCTGAAGACACACTCTCAGTTTATCTTGAGTATGTCTCTGGGGGTTCTATTCACAAGTTACTTCAGGAATATGGTCCTTTTGGGGAATCTTTAACTCGTAACTACACCGCTCAAATCCTTTCTGGACTTGCTTATTTACATGGGAGAAAAACTGTGCACAG GGATATTAAAGGCGCAAACATACTGGTAGATCCCAATGGTGAAATCAAACTGGCTGATTTTGGCATGGCTAAACAT ATATCTGCTTACACTTCAATACGGTCTTTTAAAGGAAGCCCTTACTGGATGGCTCCTGAG GTTATCATGAATTGCAGTGGTTATGACCTCTCAGTAGATATATGGAGCCTGGGGTGTACAATTATTGAGATGGCAACTTCGAAACCTCCCTGGAGCCAGTTTGAAGGG GTTGCTGCAATATTTAAAATTGGCAATAGTAAAGATGTACCAGAACTCCCAGACCATTTTTCGCCTGTTGGAAAGGACTTTTTAAAGCTATGTTTGCAGCGTGACCCATCAGCTCGTCCCTCAGCAGCTCAACTGATGGATCACCCTTTTGTTCGAGATCAAACAATAATCAAGGCTGCAAAATTGAATATGATGAAGGATGTGCCACAATCTACCTCTGATGCAAGTCATGCAGTg AGCACTGTGGAATTTTCTTCCAACCAGAGTACTTCACCACTTCATGATAGAGATTGCGGAACAAGACGAGCATCTGGTTTACGCTCGACATTTCCTCTGGCATGCAAGAACCCAAG TGATTTGCCGAGCATGAGAATGAACATGTCCCTACCTGTGTCCCCCTGTTCGAGTCCATTAAGGCAATTCAAACAGTCTAATAGAAGTTGCTTACCTTCTCCTCCACATCCAACTTATTCATCTGGAGCAGCTAACCACAGCCCAGTCAACTTAGCACTCCATTCAACCAGACCATGCAGCAACCGACAAGATCCTTGGTTTGACATCACACTATTCAAGCCCCAATCACAGTATGATTCTCCTCGAAGATTGAGCATGGGTTTGTGA
- the LOC135622775 gene encoding mitogen-activated protein kinase kinase kinase 3-like isoform X1 has translation MPAWWKGKLKSKSKSTASPRTKDPETPGTPRAAATVLPDDELVAVARHGTKEKANSFDEVLGSRKSGDLSPVGGGGGLGAGTGFVFGHPLPLPTSISSYGVSTVSASSVSSSSSSEETPDLGLYRYSDPINTPRGRNGVRDSQRHGHAAEDRQLFSCSPVLEQSHGGNAYSRGQNSTETIYSRRTASPSPGLTGHHPFPTSPVHHSSFGLCSASPNRRQDNLRSSPQPLPLPPSSPTCSSASPSSCSSSSSRTPKSLWKKGKLLGRGTFGHVYLGFNSGSGQMCAIKEVKDISDDANSKECLKQLNQEIVLLSQLSHPNIVQYYGSELAEDTLSVYLEYVSGGSIHKLLQEYGPFGESLTRNYTAQILSGLAYLHGRKTVHRDIKGANILVDPNGEIKLADFGMAKHISAYTSIRSFKGSPYWMAPEVIMNCSGYDLSVDIWSLGCTIIEMATSKPPWSQFEGVAAIFKIGNSKDVPELPDHFSPVGKDFLKLCLQRDPSARPSAAQLMDHPFVRDQTIIKAAKLNMMKDVPQSTSDASHAVSTVEFSSNQSTSPLHDRDCGTRRASGLRSTFPLACKNPSDLPSMRMNMSLPVSPCSSPLRQFKQSNRSCLPSPPHPTYSSGAANHSPVNLALHSTRPCSNRQDPWFDITLFKPQSQYDSPRRLSMGL, from the exons ATGCCGGCGTGGTGGAAGGGGAAGTTGAAATCCAAGTCGAAGTCCACTGCCAGCCCTCGGACAAAGGACCCGGAGACGCCGGGGACGCCGCGGGCGGCGGCGACGGTACTTCCGGATGACGAGCTGGTGGCGGTGGCCAGGCATGGAACCAAGGAGAAAGCTAACAGCTTTGACGAGGTTCTTGGTTCTAGGAAGAGCGGAGACCTTTCTCCCGTTGGCGGCGGAGGAGGATTAGGAGCTGGGACGGGCTTTGTGTTCGGTCACCCGCTCCCGCTTCCGACCTCGATCTCGTCGTATGGCGTGTCTACGGTGTCGGCGTCTAGCGTCAGCTCCTCCAGCTCGTCGGAGGAGACGCCGGATCTTGGGCTGTATAG GTATTCGGATCCGATCAACACGCCCAGGGGCAGAAATGGAGTACGTGATTCGCAAAGGCACGGGCATGCGGCTGAAGATAGGCAACTCTTCTCATGCAGCCCAGTTTTGGAGCAGTCTCATGGTGGAAATGCATACTCTCGTGGCCAAAATTCCACAGAAACCATTTACAGTAGAAGGACTGCAAGTCCTTCCCCTGGCTTGACAGGGCATCATCCTTTTCCTACATCACCTGTACACCACAGTTCATTTGGTTTATGCTCAGCATCCCCTAACCGCCGGCAGGATAATCTGAGGAGCTCACCTCAGCCACTGCCTCTTCCTCCAAGTTCTCCCACCTGCTCTTCTGCTTCTCCTTCGTCTTGTTCGTCTTCTTCTTCACGTACTCCCAAGTCACTGTGGAAGAAGGGCAAATTACTGGGCAGGGGAACCTTTGGTCACGTATATCTTGGATTCAACAG TGGAAGTGGGCAGATGTGTGCGATTAAAGAGGTTAAGGACATTTCGGATGATGCAAATTCTAAAGAATGTCTCAAGCAGCTCAACCAG GAAATAGTCTTGCTTAGTCAGCTCTCACATCCAAACATTGTGCAGTACTATGGCAGCGAACTG GCTGAAGACACACTCTCAGTTTATCTTGAGTATGTCTCTGGGGGTTCTATTCACAAGTTACTTCAGGAATATGGTCCTTTTGGGGAATCTTTAACTCGTAACTACACCGCTCAAATCCTTTCTGGACTTGCTTATTTACATGGGAGAAAAACTGTGCACAG GGATATTAAAGGCGCAAACATACTGGTAGATCCCAATGGTGAAATCAAACTGGCTGATTTTGGCATGGCTAAACAT ATATCTGCTTACACTTCAATACGGTCTTTTAAAGGAAGCCCTTACTGGATGGCTCCTGAG GTTATCATGAATTGCAGTGGTTATGACCTCTCAGTAGATATATGGAGCCTGGGGTGTACAATTATTGAGATGGCAACTTCGAAACCTCCCTGGAGCCAGTTTGAAGGG GTTGCTGCAATATTTAAAATTGGCAATAGTAAAGATGTACCAGAACTCCCAGACCATTTTTCGCCTGTTGGAAAGGACTTTTTAAAGCTATGTTTGCAGCGTGACCCATCAGCTCGTCCCTCAGCAGCTCAACTGATGGATCACCCTTTTGTTCGAGATCAAACAATAATCAAGGCTGCAAAATTGAATATGATGAAGGATGTGCCACAATCTACCTCTGATGCAAGTCATGCAGTg AGCACTGTGGAATTTTCTTCCAACCAGAGTACTTCACCACTTCATGATAGAGATTGCGGAACAAGACGAGCATCTGGTTTACGCTCGACATTTCCTCTGGCATGCAAGAACCCAAG TGATTTGCCGAGCATGAGAATGAACATGTCCCTACCTGTGTCCCCCTGTTCGAGTCCATTAAGGCAATTCAAACAGTCTAATAGAAGTTGCTTACCTTCTCCTCCACATCCAACTTATTCATCTGGAGCAGCTAACCACAGCCCAGTCAACTTAGCACTCCATTCAACCAGACCATGCAGCAACCGACAAGATCCTTGGTTTGACATCACACTATTCAAGCCCCAATCACAGTATGATTCTCCTCGAAGATTGAGCATGGGTTTGTGA